From the genome of Hymenobacter gelipurpurascens:
AAAAAACACGCTGCCAGCAATGGCAGCAGAACACGAGTGACGGTATTTGTCATGCACGCAGAACGGATGGACATAGGCGCAAGTTAGCCGAATTCCGCACCGCGCCCGGCAAACCACATAAAAGCGCCGCCTTCCCACTCACAGGAAAGGCGGCGCTCAGTATAGTATAACCTAACTATAAAAACCTGTAAATTAGTTAGCTAGCGTTGTTGATGTACTTAAAACGAACAAACCGTTCATTCTCATAGATAGCTGTGAAGTGGCCGCCGGCGGCCTTGGGCTCGGATGCTGCTTTGCGCTCGTGGCTGCGGCTGGAAGCCGTAGCAGTTGGCACAGATGGATAAGTACCAGGCATCATACCGGGCACGTGGCAAATGAAGGAGAGGATTTTGGAAGCCATAACGCGTTGCAGGTTAGTGGTTACAAGTGTTGACAAAGGCGTTGAGAATGTTGTTGAAGAACAGAAGTCAGAAACTTTACGCTCAATCAATATAACGATATTACCATTTGATTGAACGATGCTAAGGTATATATTTTCTTATTATAATGTAAATCCGTAGCACCCCGTATTTTCTTCTCCGTACTAGCACGGATGCAAGTGGCCTAGCGCTTCTTAAAGCCACATTCCCATTTTGAGCATTTTCGCAGCAGCTGTGCACACTGCCGTAATTGGTCATAAATGCCCTTTCCAGCACGTATAGAAACTTCTCAGATCCGACGGTCTCCCAATATGGATATCACATCCACAAAGTAAGCCCATGATCATCCCAGTATTTTTTTGTCTTTTTCCTTCCTTCGCTCCACGCTATCTACTGGCCGTATTTAAGGCCCACGGGCATTCAGTCTGCTTATAAAGGGGCAAGGCGCCCACCATATCATTATAAGAATATTGTATTGTATTTATAATTTCTCCACTCTGAAATTATAAATAACAGCCCCCCTATTCAGGGTGCGGTGGCCTACACGCTTCTGAAAGAAGCTAGGAAATGAGTCGATTGCGCATCGCGTACTGAATCAGCCCAACTACCGACTTAGAATTGGTTTTTGTAAGGATGTTTTTGCGGTGCGTTTCTACCGTTCGCTCGCTGATAAACAGGATTTCGGCGATGCGTGAGTTAGAATACTCGCGGGCAATAAGCTGCAGAATCTCCAGTTCCCGGTTAGTCAGCTCGGCGGCTCGTGCCTCGCGTATCTGTTCTCTGGAGGCAGGTATCTGCAGGTTCTGCAGTACCGTAGCAGCTACCTCTTTGCTGAAATAGGTACGACCCGCTGCCACTTCGCGTATGGCGCCGGAAAGCTCGTCTTTGGAGGTAGTTTTGAGCACATAGCCCGAGCAGCCTACTTCCAAGACCTCGGCTACTGACGCATGATCATGAAACATGCTCAGAATCAGGATCCGAATTTGCGGATAGAGCTGGCGGATAGTGTAGGCCAGTTCCACGCCCGTCATGCCGGGCATGTTTAGGTCCAGTACCGCCACCCTGATTTCCGGGTGTTGGGCCAGTACATCCAGGGCCTCTTCGCCACTGTAGGCCTGTGCCGTTACCGGCAAATCCTTTTCCGAATTTAACAGGGCTTTCAGCCCTTCCACCACCACCGGATGGTCATCTACCAGGAGCAGCGGAATTTGGTTTGACACAGGTAAGGATGTAGTCATGAGCGCAGAAAAAGCAAAACTCCTTAAAACTGTAGCATTACCTCAACGGTAGTGGGCCCGTTGCTGCCAGGGCTGGCACGGAGAAAGTTACACTTTTCCGAACTGTATTTGCTAAAGGAGGATCGTCGGGCCAAACCTACCCCCGGATTTCAGGTCCTTCTTACTCATCTCCGTTTGCCAGCGCGAGTCCAAAAGCAAGAAAGCCTCCATCAACAGATGGAGGCTTTCTTGCTTAGAATCAGTAGAGTGGCCTAGCGCTGCCCGTACTTCGTTTTGAACTTGTCGCGCAAGTAGGTCTGCTTGGTATCGAGGCGGAAAGCCCGGCCGTCGATGTAGGCCTGGGTCACGTCGTTGGTGCGCATATCCAGCAGGTCGCCGCGGCTTACCACTAGCGTGGCGCTTTTGCCGGCTTCCAGGGAGCCGTAGTCTTTATCCAGACCCAGAATTTGGGCCGGGCTCAGCGTGACAGCGGTAAGCGCCTGCTCTTTGGTAAGACCGTGGCCGGCAGCCGTGCCCGCTATAAAGGCCAGATTGCGCGAGCCGGAAGTTTCCTGGTCGCCCTCATAATCGAGGCAAAACCGCACCCCGGCCTGCTGCAGGAGGCTGGGCAATTTGTAGGGCAGGTCGTAGTCGTCGCCTTCGCGGCGGGGCAAGGCATGGATGCGGGAA
Proteins encoded in this window:
- a CDS encoding response regulator encodes the protein MTTSLPVSNQIPLLLVDDHPVVVEGLKALLNSEKDLPVTAQAYSGEEALDVLAQHPEIRVAVLDLNMPGMTGVELAYTIRQLYPQIRILILSMFHDHASVAEVLEVGCSGYVLKTTSKDELSGAIREVAAGRTYFSKEVAATVLQNLQIPASREQIREARAAELTNRELEILQLIAREYSNSRIAEILFISERTVETHRKNILTKTNSKSVVGLIQYAMRNRLIS